A region of the Acidimicrobiia bacterium genome:
CCAGCTGTGTTTCGAGTCAGACGAGCATTGGCCGATTGGGGAACACAAATACCTGGCGTTACTCCGGGGTGATGACACGCAATCGGTGGCGAAGCTCGTCGAACATGACGGTGAACTCGTGGGTTTCAGTCAACTGGTTCCCAGTGCCGAAGGCGTGTGGGCGTTGGAACTGGCGACCCATCCACTTCGCCGGTCGCTCGAGGTGCTGGACGTGTTGGTCGAGCAGGCAGTTCGTGACGCCTCGACACGGGGGGCCAACTCGATTCGAATCTGGGTGTATCAGGCCGGGGTGGCTTCGCACTTACATCAGTTCGGGTTCGTCCAGGAGCGGGAACTCCGCCAGCTGAGGATCAGCCTGCCGCTAGCCGCCTACCGGCCGGGTCCTTCCGACGCCGAGATCCGCCCATTTGGGATCGGTGTCGATGAGGGCGCATGGCTTACGCTCAACAATCAGGCTTTTCTTGATCATCCCGAGAATGGATCGTGGACACGGGAGGTGCTCGAAGATCGGATCAGCCAGCCGTGGTTTGACGCTGCCGGGTTTCTCGTCGCATGGAGCGGCCAACAGATGATCGGCTTCTGCTGGACGAAGATGCATGAAGATGGAACAGGGGAGATTTACGTGATTGCCGTTGATCCGGCCATGTCCGGTCGGGGCCATGGCAGATACCTGGTTGAATCCGGGCTCAGGTACCTGTACGAGAAGCGGGAGTGTCTGACGGGGTTGCTGTATGTGGATGCCGGCAACGAGCGGGCACTTGCCCTATACGCCGGCATGGGGTTCTGGGTAGACCACATCGATCGGTCGTTTGTTGTCGAAACCGGGATTCGATCGGCCGAGCGCCCCTAGACGCGCAGGTCCATCCCGCCGAAGTTACGGCCACAGGACGGGCAGGCCGAATCCTGGTCGCTTGTTTGAGCGTGGCACCACGGGCAGGGAAGATCTTCGAGGGCACCGTCGTTGCGTCCACCAACAAAGCCGGCCATCAGTAGGTCACCGGGCGCATCGAAGTCGCGATTGTCCTTGTTGCCAAAAATCCCAAACACGAATCAGTCCTTTCGCCGTCTGACGAAAGGTTAAGCGCATCGGTTTGTTTATTGGTGGATTTCGCTGATCAAAGCATGGCGAAGGCCGTCAATTGATCAACAGACGGTCGGAGGTGCTCGAGGCGACCACTGGATGTTTCCGCCACCCGGATGAGGTAGGAGGCGATGTGGTAGACAATCCACGGACGAAGATCCTCGTCGGAAAGAGCTGCTCCGTAGCCTTCCGCAAACGCCGTTGAGGCCCGCGTACCAACGCTAGCCCCCAACGACCAGTAGGCAAGCGAGAAGTCCCACTCGGGTGGAGTAAGGGTCGCCCATGTCCAATCGAACAGCGTGACTTCGCTCTCATCGTTGACAAAGAAGTTGGTCGCGGACGGATTTGTGTGCGAGAAGGTCGGGGCGCTGCACCTGGGTGGTGGAATGGCCACGGCGGCATCGATAACGTGCGCCCCCATGTTCAGCCGACCTCGAAAGCGGCTAAGGCGCTGGAAGGTCGACTGGTAGTCGGCAGCGACCTGGTCGGCTGTCATGCCGCCGTGGAGGTTTGTAACGTTGGCGGTGTCCAGTTGATGGATCGACCGGACGATGGCACCACACGACCTGGCAGCTTCGGCATTTTCGGGAAGCGTTGCCATTGTCCAAGCCCCGGGATCGGCGAACTTGACCCATTGGGTCCCTTCAGTATCGCCTCGCTCGAGGATCACCGGAGTACCGGGTGCGCCCGCCAGGACGGCGAATGATCGTTCTTCGCGCCTGGCGTAGCTTTCCTTGTCGTAGATCTTGAGGATGTAGGGACCGGTCGACGAGTGAACCCGGAACGTATGGGTGGCATCCCCCGGTGTTCCAAGCTGGTTAACCCGCCCCCCGTCCGCCAAGCCCCTGGCAAGCTGGACTGCGTCCATTATTGGACTCCTTGGGGTATTCAACTTCTCTGCTGCGTTATCGCTTGATAGCCTAGCTCCACCAACAACAAGAACGGTTACAACGTGTCGATACAACTTATCTATCCCGACGGCTCGTCTCATTCGTTTGAAGACGGCACGACGGGCATGGATGTGGCCCAATCCATCGGCGCGCGACTCGCTCAAGCAGCAGTTGCAGTTTCGGTCGATGGAATCGAGTACGTCCTGAGCCGTCCGATACCAAGCGGGAATCTGGCGGTCATCACGGAAGCGACCGAGGCGGGCCGGCATATCATTCGCCATTCGGCCGCTCACATCATGGCTCAGGCAGTTCTCAGTCTCTTTCCTGACTCGACGTTTGCCATCGGGCCAGCCATTGAGAACGGCTTCTACTACGACTTTGAAATCGGACGCGGCTTTACGCCAGAGGATGTCGAGTTGATCGAACGGAAGATGGCAGAGATCGTCGCCGCCGATCAACCATTCGAACGCTTCGAACTCACGGCGGCCGATGCGCTGGAAGTTTTCAAGGATCATAAGTTCAAGGTCGAGATCGTGAATACGGTTGACGCAAGCGAAGTTGACGGGTCATCCAACGTCATCTCTGCGTACCGCAACGATGCGTTCGTTGATCTTTGCCGGGGTCCTCATCTGCCGAGCACCGGTCGGTTGAAGGCGTTCAAGCTGACCCGGACGGCTGGCGCATACTGGCGTGGCGATGAAAACAACCCTCAGCTGGCCAGAATCTATGGCACTGCCTGGGAGTCGAAGAAGGCGTTGGAAGAGCATCTCCACCGCATGGAAGAAGCCGAGCTTCGAGACCACCGCAAACTCGGACCGGAACTCGACCTGTTCTCGTCGCCCCCCGAACTCGGGTCCGGTTTGGTGCTGTGGCACCCCAAGGGCGGGATGGTTCGCAAGATCATAGAAGACCACAGCCGGCTCCTTCACGAACGGTTCGGCTTTGATTTCGTGTACTCACCACATCTGGCCAAAGCGGACTTGTGGGAGACGTCCGGTCATCTTGGCTATTATGCAGAGAACATGTATCCGGGCATCGAGATGGACGGGGGTCAGGAGTACCGGGTGAAGCCGATGAGCTGTCCCATGCATGTCCTCATTTATCGGAGCCGCGGTCACAGCTATCGAGAGTTACCCATCCGCCTGTCTGAAATCGCCGCGGTTTATCGCAACGAGCGGTCCGGTGTCATCCATGGAATGATGCGGGCGCGGGGGTTCACACAGGATGACAGCCACACGTTCTGCCGCCGCGATCAGGTGGACGACGAACTGGCCATGCACCTTGAGTTCGTCCTCACGTGGCTGCGTGATTTTGGGTTCACCGAGTTCGAGGCCGACCTTTCTACCCAGCCTTCCAAGTCGGTAGGGGAACAGGAGTTGTGGGCGATTGCCGAGCGATCGCTGGAGGACGCCCTGAAATTAGCTGATATCCCGTATCGGGTGGCAGAGGGAGATGGGGCGTTCTACGGCCCCAAAATCGACGTGCACATCAAAGATGCCATCGGGCGGCGGTGGCAGATGTCGACGATTCAAGTTGACTTTGCGTTGCCAGAAAACTTCGACATCGAATACGTCGACGCCGACAACCAGCGACTCCGACCCGTGATGATCCACTCGGCCAAGGCGGGCTCCATCGAACGTTTCTTTGGTGTTCTCCTTGAACATTACGCCGGGGCGTTTCCGATGTGGCTCGCACCGGTTCAGGCCCAGCTCATTCCGGTTGCCGACCGCCACAATGAGTATGCCCAGTCGGTTGTTCGTCGATTGGGGTCAGAAGGGCTCCGGGCCGAAGCCGACCTGGCCGATGCGACCGTCGGTGAGAAGATCCGGCGTGCCATGAATGCCAAAGTGCCCGCCATCCTGGTCGTCGGAGACGACGACGTCGCCGGGAACACGGTCGGCTTCAGGCTTCGGGGATCGGACGAGGAGCGCGGGGTCGATATTGAAACGGCCGTCGGGCGCCTTTTGGAATTGGCGTCAATCCCATCAGGGGATGCGTAATGGACATTGAAATTCCGAAAGAATTGGCAGACGCCGAGGGTATTCCCGACGATCTCAACGCCAATATCAGCGGTCCCTACCAGTTCGCTTCGCCGGCGCGGCGCCGCAATGCCGCGTTCATTTTTGCGGGCGGCGCGTTGACGGCTTCGCTGGGAGCCATCTCTGGTCTACCGAAAGGGATGTGGATCCTGGCCGGAGGGTTGGCCATCCTTGCGGTTCATCACTTCAAGTCGTCCCACCCGTTGTTGGTGTCCGATTCCGAGGCGCTGGCGATTGCCGCCCGCCAGGTTGATGCAGCCGTGGGGCATGCTTCGGCAGCCCTCAGGTTCGAAGGTATCTTTGCCAAACCAGTTTGGAACGTGCTCGTCTACGACGCGGCGTCACCACCTACGCAGCGGGCGCTCGTTCAGATTGATGCTCAGACCGGTGACCTGGCCAGGGAAATCTACGTCGAGGCGCTATCCGAGCCTTCGATTCCGGGGTAGTCACGTTCCGTTGGACCGGTGTAGATCTGGCGAGGACGGCCGATGCGGGTCGTGTCATCGCCATGCATTTCCTTCCACTGAGCGATCCAGCCCGGCATCCGCCCGATGGCGAATAGAACCGTGAACATGTCGGTCGGAAAGCCCATGGCCCGGTAGATGACTCCCGAGTAGAAGTCGACGTTCGGATAGAGCTTCCGGCTTACGAAGTAGTCGTCTTCGCTCACGATCGATTCGAGCTCCATGGCCATGTCGAGCAGCGGGTCGTCCAAACCGAGCATGTCGAGCACATCCTGGGCGACCTGTTTGATGATCCGGGCTCGTGGGTCGAAATTGCGGTACACGCGGTGTCCAAAACCCATCAGACGGAACGGATCATCTTTGTCCTTGGCCCGGTCGACCCAATGACTGACATCACCAGGTTGCTCGACCATCTCGGAGAGCATTTCAACGACCGATTGGTTGGCGCCGCCGTGGAGCGGCCCCGATAGGGCGTGAATGCCGGCCGCCACGCTTGAGAATAGATTGGCTTGACCGGAACCGACGATCCGCACGGTCGAGGCCGAGCAGTTCTGCTCATGGTCGGCGTGGAGGATGAAGAGCGTGTTCAACGCATTCGATATCACGGGATCGGGTTCGTACTCCTCAGCAGGAACCGAGAACATCATGTGGAGGAACCGGCTTGAGTAGTCGAGATCGTTGCGCGGGTAGACGTATGGCTGATGAACCCGGTACTTGTATGACCATGCCGCCATCGTGATGACTTTCGAGATCAGTCTGGTGGTCGAAATCCGCACCGCCTCTTCATCACTCGGATCGAGTGCATCCGGATAATACGATGCCATCGCCGAGACTTCCGACGCCAGGATCTGCATCGGGTGGGCCGCATGCGGGAAGGCCTCAAAGAGGTGCTTCATATCTTCTCGCACCAGAGAGTGCGAGGTTACCTCCTCGGTGAACGTCTCCAA
Encoded here:
- the thrS gene encoding threonine--tRNA ligase, with product MSIQLIYPDGSSHSFEDGTTGMDVAQSIGARLAQAAVAVSVDGIEYVLSRPIPSGNLAVITEATEAGRHIIRHSAAHIMAQAVLSLFPDSTFAIGPAIENGFYYDFEIGRGFTPEDVELIERKMAEIVAADQPFERFELTAADALEVFKDHKFKVEIVNTVDASEVDGSSNVISAYRNDAFVDLCRGPHLPSTGRLKAFKLTRTAGAYWRGDENNPQLARIYGTAWESKKALEEHLHRMEEAELRDHRKLGPELDLFSSPPELGSGLVLWHPKGGMVRKIIEDHSRLLHERFGFDFVYSPHLAKADLWETSGHLGYYAENMYPGIEMDGGQEYRVKPMSCPMHVLIYRSRGHSYRELPIRLSEIAAVYRNERSGVIHGMMRARGFTQDDSHTFCRRDQVDDELAMHLEFVLTWLRDFGFTEFEADLSTQPSKSVGEQELWAIAERSLEDALKLADIPYRVAEGDGAFYGPKIDVHIKDAIGRRWQMSTIQVDFALPENFDIEYVDADNQRLRPVMIHSAKAGSIERFFGVLLEHYAGAFPMWLAPVQAQLIPVADRHNEYAQSVVRRLGSEGLRAEADLADATVGEKIRRAMNAKVPAILVVGDDDVAGNTVGFRLRGSDEERGVDIETAVGRLLELASIPSGDA
- the mshD gene encoding mycothiol synthase produces the protein MLVRPVLLPDDMAGLEGLFQLCFESDEHWPIGEHKYLALLRGDDTQSVAKLVEHDGELVGFSQLVPSAEGVWALELATHPLRRSLEVLDVLVEQAVRDASTRGANSIRIWVYQAGVASHLHQFGFVQERELRQLRISLPLAAYRPGPSDAEIRPFGIGVDEGAWLTLNNQAFLDHPENGSWTREVLEDRISQPWFDAAGFLVAWSGQQMIGFCWTKMHEDGTGEIYVIAVDPAMSGRGHGRYLVESGLRYLYEKRECLTGLLYVDAGNERALALYAGMGFWVDHIDRSFVVETGIRSAERP
- a CDS encoding citrate synthase, whose protein sequence is MNDASLTIGDKTLSLPVIVGSEGEIAIDISSLRKETGVTTFDRGFGNTAETKSAITFINGEEGILRYRGYPIEQLATNANFLEVAWLLSNGELPTRSELETFTEEVTSHSLVREDMKHLFEAFPHAAHPMQILASEVSAMASYYPDALDPSDEEAVRISTTRLISKVITMAAWSYKYRVHQPYVYPRNDLDYSSRFLHMMFSVPAEEYEPDPVISNALNTLFILHADHEQNCSASTVRIVGSGQANLFSSVAAGIHALSGPLHGGANQSVVEMLSEMVEQPGDVSHWVDRAKDKDDPFRLMGFGHRVYRNFDPRARIIKQVAQDVLDMLGLDDPLLDMAMELESIVSEDDYFVSRKLYPNVDFYSGVIYRAMGFPTDMFTVLFAIGRMPGWIAQWKEMHGDDTTRIGRPRQIYTGPTERDYPGIEGSDSAST
- a CDS encoding aminoglycoside phosphotransferase family protein, which produces MDAVQLARGLADGGRVNQLGTPGDATHTFRVHSSTGPYILKIYDKESYARREERSFAVLAGAPGTPVILERGDTEGTQWVKFADPGAWTMATLPENAEAARSCGAIVRSIHQLDTANVTNLHGGMTADQVAADYQSTFQRLSRFRGRLNMGAHVIDAAVAIPPPRCSAPTFSHTNPSATNFFVNDESEVTLFDWTWATLTPPEWDFSLAYWSLGASVGTRASTAFAEGYGAALSDEDLRPWIVYHIASYLIRVAETSSGRLEHLRPSVDQLTAFAML